From one Mya arenaria isolate MELC-2E11 chromosome 4, ASM2691426v1 genomic stretch:
- the LOC128230765 gene encoding sperm axonemal maintenance protein CFAP97D1-like, protein MAKAVRPYQPVTPANNKYLAKMWDQEAFNTHRTKVATARPVIDNNPPRVHMHLHIKLKKLQFEAERLATIERDNRILLEKMAHIMRKGGVVDNKLKEGHHTKSLNKTKRQRELLRITHENIAILRRLMTKYPHYNHKKWLLQWQVNQQYLRNISKYQHTWRQEQFPYKIQVERQTPANKRVSAKVQQQSSPTKRKSGTPYSELTATSTSLPVTPLPVISTPETPVFEFFDFN, encoded by the exons atggcTAAAGCGGTTCGTCCGTATCAGCCGGTGACGCCAGCAAACAACAAATACCTGGCGAAGATGTGGGACCAGGAGGCGTTCAATACACACAGGACGAAAGTCGCCACAG CGCGCCCAGTGATTGACAACAATCCGCCTCGCGTCCACATGCACCTTCACATCAAGCTGAAAAAGCTCCAG TTCGAGGCAGAGCGGCTGGCGACGATTGAGCGTGACAACCGGATCCTGCTGGAGAAGATGGCGCACATCATGCGCAAGGGCGGCGTGGTGGACAACAAACTCAAGGAGGGTCACCATACCAAAAG TCTGAACAAGACAAAGCGGCAGAGGGAGTTGCTGCGCATCACGCACGAGAACATCGCGATCCTTAGGCGCCTGATGACGAAGTACCCCCATTACAACCACAAGAAGTGGCTTCTTCAGTGGCAG GTGAACCAGCAGTACCTGCGGAACATCTCCAAGTACCAGCACACGTGGCGCCAGGAGCAGTTCCCGTATAAAATACAGGTTGAACGTCAGACCCCCGCCAACAAACGCGTCAGTGCCAAG GTTCAACAACAAAGCTCCCCCACCAAGCGGAAATCCGGGACGCCTTATTCCGAATTAACGGCGACGTCAACGTCATTACCCGTGACGCCGCTGCCTGTCATTTCGACGCCGGAAACCCCAGTTTTTGAATTTTTCGATTTCAACTAG
- the LOC128230346 gene encoding methylthioribulose-1-phosphate dehydratase-like produces MEAYKNFSDVKDSTSSEEHPRVVLPALCQKFYGLGWMYGTGGALSIKCGDKLFTTPSGVNKDLVKGEDLFVTTVDGVDIVGPSPEKRLSKSTCTPLINAIYTKQKGVGAVYHLHNTGAVMVSMLSPGVEFRITHQKLIQGIKKSNSEKHFDYYDTLIVPIVENKSTEDEIVDSLLNAMRDYPETSAVIIRRHGMYVWGPTWQRAKGMAECYEYLFNVAVKMKQLGLDPEAIPVPPEGAYT; encoded by the exons ATGGAAGCATACAAGAATTTCTCTGACGTGAAGGATTCCACTAGTTCCGAG GAACACCCACGGGTGGTGCTGCCGGCGCTATGTCAGAAGTTCTACGGGCTCGGGTGGATGTATGGCACGGGTGGGGCGCTCAGTATCAAGTGCGG TGACAAGCTATTCACGACTCCGTCTGGGGTGAACAAGGATCTGGTCAAG GGTGAGGACCTGTTTGTGACGACGGTGGACGGAGTGGATATTGTGGGGCCGTCACCGGAGAAGCGCCTCTCCAAGAGCACGTGCACGCCCCTCATAAACGCCATCTACACCAAGCAGAAAG GGGTCGGGGCAGTATATCACCTCCATAACACGGGAGCTGTCATGGTGTCCATGCTCTCACCTGGGGTCGAGTTTCGAATCACCCACCAGAAACTCATACAGGGAATCAAAAAATCCAATTCAG aaaaacaCTTTGATTACTACGACACATTAATTGTGCCCATAGTAGAAAACAAATCCACTGAAGATGAAATTGTG GATTCCTTACTTAACGCGATGCGGGATTACCCTGAAACTAGCGCCGTCATCATACGACGTCATGGCATGTACGTCTGGGGACCCACCTGGCAACGTGCCAAGGGAAT GGCGGAGTGTTACGAGTACCTGTTCAACGTGGCCGTTAAGATGAAGCAGCTCGGCCTGGACCCGGAGGCCATCCCCGTCCCACCAGAGGGCGCATACACATGA
- the LOC128229728 gene encoding nuclear receptor subfamily 1 group D member 2-like, giving the protein MRSERQISRDPTESALTIRNNIREPTMNAGMVKMEGGVVGLNINVAADRFLVGTMNVMQENDCLNRDSKITEDSRCVSGGSMEKEELGDGRFDHLVSTNVNLPYLHFALQDAAKQLTAQNIPVQSVSVDEPPCKKPRPKYKPSRPPLLPPCRVCGDRASGFHYGVNTCEACKGFFRRSICKTEPYACSSSQNCLLVPGKRTACSYCRFQRCLEVGMSKGAIKTGRYTHELRSKNIIEVKRLEKQNSGEAFDESTHRNPCLVPVRQATTESHDNDQSLQTVLLEETLTVLVSAQKHLFEYLDDYYREELMLKRQQDVFRKYVEKKCQSPGAAERLPLISVKTESADDGHRRPSSSPGWHGLDNCRPNLPEGGSSSAGRHRSSILNGLLTQRNLAQTLTNGVHELKIGNTRNPHSQNPSDLDFGEFKSDASTGTWHKPSRHNNEHERHVQATAAPVSPARQERTKADVMCQVLKDMEQGVQGMLAFAKSLPGFKDLSREDQAALLKASRFDIWYIGHIRCFNVDLKVGACEWEFHAEELAQVWGADLVELAFKLSRQGLTLQLTKEETAAFRAVCLTFSDRCPTLQARARVDQMHALMWDVLRQAVSRRHGQYNRWFSQAISFLMLLREFGIKFEKVSSEVQLDWSVLAENPLLLSVFLS; this is encoded by the exons ATGAGGAGTGAACGGCAGATATCTCGGGACCCTACAGAAAGTGCATTAACAATAAGGAACAATATACGGGAGCCGACGATGAACGCAGGAATGGTGAAAATGGAGGGTGGTGTCGTCGGATTGAACATAAATGTAGCCGCCGACCGCTTCCTCGTCGGCACCATGAACGTCATGCAAGAAAATG ATTGCCTCAACCGGGACTCGAAGATCACCGAGGATAGCCGTTGTGTTAGCGGCGGCTCTATGGAAAAGGAGGAGTTGGGCGACGGCCGCtttgaccatctggtgtctacgAACGTCAATCTACCGTACCTACATTTCGCACTTCAGGATGCCGCTAAACAGCTCACTGCACAGAACATTCCTGTCCAATCTGTTAGCGTCGACGAACCGCCGTGTAAAAAGCCTCGCCCGAAATACAAGCCTTCACGCCCGCCGCTACTTCCGCCCTGCCGCGTGTGTGGTGACCGAGCTTCCGGTTTTCATTACGGCGTCAATACGTGCGAGGCATGCAAG GGCTTCTTCCGGCGCAGCATATGTAAGACGGAGCCCTACGCGTGCAGTAGTTCCCAGAACTGTCTGCTGGTACCCGGCAAGCGGACGGCCTGCTCCTACTGCCGTTTTCAGCGTTGCCTGGAAGTGGGCATGTCCAAGGGCGCTATCAAGACCGGCCGCTACACGCACGAACTCCGCTCAAAGAACATCATCGAAGTCAAGCGTCTGGAAAAGCAGAACAGCGGTGAGGCGTTTGATGAGAGCACACATCGCAACCCCTGCTTGGTCCCGGTGCGACAGGCGACCACCGAAAGTCATGACAACGACCAATCGCTACAAACTGTCCTCCTGGAGGAAACATTAACTGTCCTCGTGTCAGCGCAAAAACACTTGTTTGAGTACTTGGATGACTACTACCGCGAAGAGCTGATGTTGAAGAGACAACAAGACGTCTTT AGGAAATATGTTGAAAAGAAATGTCAGTCTCCTGGTGCCGCGGAAAGACTTCCCCTGATCAGTGTGAAAACTGAGTCTGCAGACGACGGCCACCGTCGTCCCTCATCCTCACCGGGTTGGCACGGCCTTGACAATTGTCGGCCAAACTTACCCGAGGGGGGTTCTTCTTCTGCCGGTCGCCATCGGTCCAGCATCTTGAATGGACTACTTACACAGAGGAATCTTGCACAAACACTGACTAATGGTGTACACGAGTTAAAAATAGGCAATACAAGAAATCCCCACAGTCAGAATCCAAGTGATCTAGATTTTGGCGAGTTTAAAAGTGACGCGAGTACAGGCACGTGGCATAAACCTTCGCGACACAACAATGAACACGAACGTCACGTGCAGGCGACAGCTGCCCCGGTATCTCCCGCGCGCCAGGAGCGGACGAAGGCTGACGTGATGTGTCAGGTGCTCAAGGATATGGAGCAGGGCGTCCAGGGAATGCTCGCCTTCGCAAAGAGCTTGCCGGGATTTAAGGATCTGAGCAGGGAGGACCAGGCGGCTCTCCTCAAAG CTTCGCGGTTCGACATTTGGTACATAGGACACATTCGCTGTTTTAACGTCGACCTGAAGGTGGGGGCATGTGAGTGGGAATTCCACGCGGAAGAGCTGGCACAG GTGTGGGGCGCGGAcctggtggagctggcgttcaAGCTTTCAAGACAGGGCCTCACTCTGCAGCTTACTAAGGAGGAGACCGCCGCCTTCCGCGCCGTCTGCCTCACTTTCTCAG ACCGTTGCCCGACGTTGCAGGCGCGCGCTCGGGTTGACCAAATGCACGCGCTCATGTGGGACGTGTTACGTCAGGCGGTGAGCAGACGACACGGGCAGTACAACAGGTGGTTCAGTCAGGCCATCAGCTTTCTCATGCTGCTTAGAGAGTTCGGGATTAAGTTCGAAAAAGTTTCTAGCGAGGTTCAACTTGACTGGTCAGTGCTTGCGGAAAACCCGCTCCTCCTCTCGGTATTCCTCAGCTGA